In one window of Moritella sp. F3 DNA:
- a CDS encoding riboflavin synthase subunit alpha, translated as MFTGIVQRKAKIISIEKKEQLHTLEVTLDKAHQDGLVIGASIANNGTCLTVVKMNDNSVCFDVIEETLKVTNLVDLEVGDEVNLERAAKFGDEIGGHLLSGHVHTQAEIVTINRTETNCDICFKIAPEWQKYVLPKGFISIDGISLTLGDVADGQFWVHLIPETLAVTNLGGRKVGQFVNIEIDSQTQAIVDTVERMMLNK; from the coding sequence ATGTTTACTGGCATTGTACAAAGAAAAGCAAAGATTATTAGTATCGAAAAAAAAGAGCAATTACATACCTTAGAAGTAACGCTTGATAAAGCACACCAAGACGGTTTAGTTATTGGCGCAAGTATCGCGAATAACGGCACATGCTTGACGGTAGTAAAGATGAACGACAACAGTGTTTGCTTTGATGTGATTGAAGAAACGCTTAAAGTGACGAATCTGGTAGACCTTGAAGTTGGTGATGAAGTTAACTTAGAACGCGCTGCCAAGTTTGGTGATGAGATTGGTGGGCATTTATTGTCGGGTCACGTTCATACTCAAGCTGAAATTGTCACTATTAACCGTACTGAAACCAATTGTGATATCTGCTTTAAAATAGCGCCGGAATGGCAAAAATATGTGTTACCAAAAGGCTTTATTTCTATTGATGGGATTAGCTTAACTTTAGGCGATGTTGCCGATGGACAGTTCTGGGTACATTTAATTCCAGAAACATTAGCGGTGACTAATTTAGGTGGACGTAAAGTGGGCCAGTTTGTGAATATTGAGATAGATAGTCAAACACAAGCGATTGTAGATACAGTTGAACGTATGATGTTAAACAAGTAA
- a CDS encoding CPXCG motif-containing cysteine-rich protein has translation MKQFSHRTIVCPHCGQFVTADVDASNGSQDYYDECSSCCNSIHFKLLHDQVNEKYELFIDADDEQIF, from the coding sequence ATGAAACAGTTTTCTCATAGGACAATTGTGTGTCCTCATTGTGGTCAATTTGTCACTGCGGATGTTGATGCTAGTAATGGCTCGCAAGACTATTATGATGAATGTAGTTCCTGCTGTAATAGTATTCATTTTAAGCTATTGCATGATCAGGTAAATGAAAAGTATGAATTGTTTATTGATGCGGATGATGAGCAGATCTTTTAA
- a CDS encoding LrgB family protein, whose product MIFYLAIPLTLTVYLLAQWFYKKTALAIFNPILLSISALITIMLIFGFELEQYEQGTHILTRLLEPAVIALAFPLYQQFVHVKSKIVPVLVACSVGVIVGLVVTTFVAISFSASPEIIASLAPKAVTTPIAMAISQTIGGIPAISAIMVIMVGIFGNVCAPFLLKHLRIRTPEAQGLAIGSGSHVIGTSKAMELSRIHGAFSTTALLISAVLTSIIAPVLYPYLLTWML is encoded by the coding sequence ATGATCTTCTATTTAGCGATTCCATTGACCCTGACAGTCTACTTACTTGCACAATGGTTTTATAAGAAAACCGCACTCGCAATATTCAACCCGATTTTATTATCAATTAGTGCATTAATCACGATCATGTTGATATTTGGATTTGAGCTTGAACAATACGAGCAAGGCACTCACATTCTGACTCGGTTACTTGAGCCAGCCGTGATCGCCCTTGCCTTCCCACTATATCAACAGTTTGTGCATGTAAAATCTAAAATTGTACCGGTATTAGTCGCTTGTAGCGTAGGCGTAATTGTCGGCCTCGTGGTGACAACATTTGTCGCGATTAGTTTTTCAGCCTCGCCAGAGATCATCGCTTCACTTGCGCCGAAAGCGGTAACAACACCTATTGCAATGGCAATCAGTCAGACTATCGGCGGTATCCCTGCCATATCTGCTATTATGGTGATTATGGTCGGTATATTCGGTAACGTCTGCGCACCGTTTTTGTTAAAGCATTTACGTATCAGAACGCCTGAAGCACAAGGTCTTGCCATCGGTTCAGGCTCGCATGTGATTGGTACATCTAAAGCGATGGAACTGAGCCGTATACACGGGGCATTCAGTACAACAGCCTTATTAATCAGCGCTGTACTAACCTCCATCATCGCCCCCGTACTATATCCATACTTACTCACTTGGATGCTGTAA
- a CDS encoding CidA/LrgA family protein, whose protein sequence is MKIWLYNIFTILCFVVLGRAVSMLLPVEFPSSIIGLLLLFVALSSGLLKQKYVEKVCEQLNRHIGILFVPAGVALMGYFELVQQNILALIMAGLIGTVAIFFTVGHTYCYLNRANAEKQKATLSKQQGDDK, encoded by the coding sequence ATGAAGATATGGCTGTACAATATTTTCACCATTTTGTGTTTCGTGGTTTTAGGACGTGCCGTTAGCATGCTATTACCCGTTGAATTTCCCTCTAGTATCATCGGGCTGCTATTACTTTTCGTCGCGCTCAGTAGCGGGCTATTAAAACAAAAATATGTCGAAAAAGTTTGTGAACAACTTAACCGCCACATCGGTATCTTATTTGTACCAGCAGGTGTTGCGCTCATGGGTTACTTTGAATTAGTCCAACAGAATATCCTCGCACTCATCATGGCGGGACTGATTGGCACTGTCGCGATCTTTTTCACGGTTGGCCATACCTATTGTTATTTGAACCGAGCCAATGCAGAGAAACAAAAAGCAACGTTAAGCAAACAGCAAGGTGACGATAAATGA
- the queE gene encoding 7-carboxy-7-deazaguanine synthase QueE, protein MQYPVNEIFETVQGEGHFTGYPVIFIRLQGCDVGCSWCDTKQTWTVDPEMQVSQQTVNKACDDKPHWANFTAQEFITMIQKNGFVAKHIVISGGEPCQYDLVEMTTELEQAGYFCQIETSGTSEVRATDSTWVTVSPKIQMKGQLPVLQSALRRANEIKHVIAMEKHIDELDALIADIDLTDKIMCLQPISQQQRATELAIKLCIERNWKLSVQMHKYIFID, encoded by the coding sequence ATGCAGTATCCGGTTAATGAAATTTTTGAAACAGTACAAGGTGAAGGCCATTTTACTGGTTATCCCGTCATCTTTATTCGTCTACAAGGCTGCGATGTTGGTTGCTCTTGGTGTGATACCAAACAAACTTGGACGGTCGACCCTGAAATGCAAGTGTCACAACAGACGGTGAACAAAGCTTGCGATGATAAACCCCATTGGGCGAACTTTACTGCACAAGAATTCATTACTATGATACAAAAAAATGGTTTTGTTGCAAAGCATATTGTGATCTCGGGCGGTGAGCCTTGTCAATATGATCTGGTTGAAATGACAACTGAATTAGAACAAGCAGGCTATTTCTGCCAAATTGAGACATCTGGTACATCAGAAGTACGTGCAACAGACTCAACATGGGTGACTGTATCACCAAAGATCCAAATGAAAGGTCAGTTGCCTGTTTTACAAAGTGCATTGCGCCGCGCGAACGAAATTAAGCATGTGATTGCAATGGAAAAGCACATTGATGAACTTGATGCATTAATAGCTGATATTGATCTTACAGATAAAATCATGTGTTTACAGCCTATCTCTCAACAGCAGCGCGCGACAGAACTTGCGATCAAGTTGTGTATCGAGCGTAATTGGAAATTATCAGTACAGATGCATAAATATATCTTTATTGATTAA
- a CDS encoding DUF4440 domain-containing protein, which yields MNSCMDSVARSTKQLIEQFKQREETLLHSDFSQFPERLDNFLHPELFEISPVGCYTSRTDIVNWLLAKSPMQRWRLSDFKIVELAIDTMLVCYQANSINDGVVKATGSLRSSIWRFHDQQWRLQFHQATKN from the coding sequence ATGAATAGTTGTATGGATAGTGTAGCAAGGTCAACAAAGCAATTGATTGAACAGTTTAAGCAACGTGAAGAAACCTTATTACATAGTGACTTCTCGCAATTTCCAGAGCGGTTAGATAACTTCTTACACCCTGAGCTTTTTGAGATATCACCAGTCGGGTGTTATACCTCTCGTACTGATATTGTAAATTGGCTATTAGCTAAGTCGCCAATGCAGCGCTGGCGCTTGTCTGATTTTAAAATAGTGGAATTAGCAATTGATACTATGCTGGTTTGTTATCAAGCTAATTCTATTAATGATGGTGTGGTTAAAGCAACGGGTAGTTTGCGCAGTTCAATTTGGCGTTTTCATGATCAACAATGGCGCCTACAATTTCATCAGGCAACAAAAAATTAA
- a CDS encoding DUF1302 domain-containing protein encodes MMNKTTQKKYFKTTPIALALIVSGYTAAPQAIEFNWGEVEGSFNSQITAGSSWRVEEAAAKNVGVGNGGLPGNTPTGDDGNLNYDKGDAFTQTIKGIHDLGLTYETEEGTTFGAFVRGKYWYDYALDQNDVNHGNATNGYVANEPINDDDFNDLTKSKGVALLDAYIFTGFYLGDTAVDLRIGKQVVNWGESSFIQGGINAVNPVDAAAFRRPGAEVKEGLLPVNMIFANIGLTDNFSVEAFYQLEFEPTVIDSCGTYFSTADYLAEGCDKLVVQPGPLPPVVDRELYVGGYYAERGTDENASDDGQFGVAFKYYAESLNATEFGLYYMNYHSRLPYASAEAGLYNDVGGAPFIPAIITGAAAYNPKYHTVYPEDIQLFGLSFNTTVSEWAVSGEVSHRLDMPLQINGADLLAAALSADPDSPLTPGYSQAAAGDTVDGFERFDYTQSQLTLIKFFDKALGTDRITTVAELGYGHVWDLPEGDDDIKYGRATVYGTSFTTEDDGFTTTDSAGYRLAVKADYRNVFAGVDLAPSVAWSHDVYGYSPEPQGTFQEGRTGVNLALKADYLNMYSMSVSYTQFGGDFNPLSDRDYVSAAVGISF; translated from the coding sequence ATGATGAATAAAACAACTCAGAAAAAATATTTTAAAACCACACCCATTGCGCTTGCACTTATCGTTTCAGGCTATACCGCAGCACCACAAGCGATTGAATTTAACTGGGGTGAGGTAGAAGGTTCATTTAACTCGCAAATTACTGCAGGCTCAAGTTGGCGTGTTGAAGAGGCAGCAGCTAAAAATGTTGGTGTTGGTAACGGTGGCTTACCTGGAAATACGCCTACTGGCGATGACGGTAACTTAAACTATGATAAAGGTGATGCATTCACGCAAACTATTAAAGGTATTCATGACCTTGGTTTAACTTATGAAACAGAAGAAGGCACGACCTTTGGCGCCTTTGTACGTGGTAAATATTGGTACGATTACGCATTAGATCAAAATGATGTAAATCATGGTAATGCAACGAATGGTTATGTTGCCAATGAACCAATTAATGATGATGATTTTAATGATTTAACTAAATCAAAAGGCGTAGCGTTACTTGATGCTTACATCTTTACTGGATTTTATCTTGGCGATACAGCGGTTGATTTACGTATTGGTAAACAAGTCGTTAACTGGGGTGAGAGCTCATTCATCCAAGGTGGTATTAATGCGGTTAACCCAGTTGATGCTGCCGCTTTCCGCCGCCCTGGTGCTGAAGTCAAAGAAGGTTTATTACCGGTAAACATGATTTTCGCTAATATAGGTTTAACGGATAATTTCAGTGTAGAAGCATTTTATCAATTGGAATTTGAACCTACAGTGATTGATAGCTGTGGTACTTATTTTTCTACTGCCGATTATTTAGCTGAAGGCTGTGATAAATTAGTCGTCCAACCAGGGCCTTTGCCACCTGTAGTAGATAGAGAACTGTATGTCGGTGGTTATTACGCTGAACGTGGTACAGATGAAAATGCGTCAGATGATGGACAGTTTGGTGTGGCGTTTAAGTACTACGCTGAAAGTCTGAATGCAACTGAATTTGGTTTGTACTATATGAATTATCATTCCCGTTTACCTTATGCTAGTGCTGAGGCGGGTCTTTATAATGATGTCGGCGGTGCGCCGTTCATTCCTGCCATAATCACTGGGGCTGCTGCTTATAATCCTAAGTATCACACGGTTTATCCAGAAGATATTCAGTTATTTGGTTTAAGCTTCAATACAACGGTCTCGGAATGGGCTGTTTCAGGTGAGGTAAGTCATCGTCTGGATATGCCACTACAAATTAATGGCGCAGATTTACTGGCAGCAGCATTAAGCGCCGATCCCGATTCACCATTAACACCTGGGTATTCACAAGCAGCTGCAGGTGACACGGTTGATGGTTTTGAGCGTTTTGATTATACCCAATCGCAACTTACATTGATTAAATTCTTCGATAAAGCGCTTGGTACAGATCGTATTACTACTGTTGCTGAACTTGGTTATGGTCACGTATGGGATTTACCGGAAGGTGATGATGACATTAAATATGGTCGTGCAACTGTGTATGGTACAAGCTTTACTACTGAAGATGATGGTTTCACTACCACAGACAGCGCTGGTTACCGCTTAGCGGTTAAAGCTGATTACCGTAACGTTTTCGCTGGTGTTGATTTAGCGCCATCAGTCGCTTGGTCACATGATGTATATGGTTACAGCCCTGAACCACAAGGTACGTTCCAAGAAGGTCGTACGGGTGTGAATCTAGCATTGAAGGCTGATTATTTAAATATGTACTCTATGTCGGTAAGTTATACTCAGTTCGGTGGTGACTTTAACCCATTGTCTGATCGTGATTACGTATCTGCTGCCGTTGGTATTTCATTCTAA